In Dyadobacter sp. NIV53, a single window of DNA contains:
- a CDS encoding acetyl-CoA C-acyltransferase has protein sequence MNAYIVAGYRSAVGKATRGGFRFTRPDDLGAEVIKYLLEKLPNLDPAQVDDVIVGNAVPEAEQGMQMGRYVALLALPKNVSGITINRYCGSGVEAIAMASAKIHAGMADCIIAGGTESMSMVPTMGWKTALNYEIAHTNPDYYLSMGLTAEQVAKDFNISRDRQDEFAFQSHQKALRAQQEGWFSDGIVPITVKETYFDAASGKKKTKETTITQDEGPRADTSVEALGKLKPVFAAGGSVTAGNSSQTSDGAAFVVVMSEKMVNELGLKPIARMLSYATAGVDPRIMGIGPVAAIPVALKQAGLKLADIEQIELNEAFAAQSLAVIQELDINPDIVNPNGGAIALGHALGSTGARLSVQLFNELRRQNQKYGMVTACVGGGQGVAGIYERLN, from the coding sequence ATGAACGCATACATTGTTGCCGGATATCGCAGTGCAGTTGGAAAGGCAACACGCGGAGGTTTCCGGTTTACCCGCCCGGACGATCTGGGAGCAGAAGTTATCAAATACCTTCTTGAAAAATTGCCTAACCTTGATCCCGCACAAGTTGACGATGTCATTGTAGGAAACGCTGTACCGGAAGCAGAACAAGGCATGCAAATGGGCCGGTATGTTGCTTTGCTCGCTTTGCCAAAAAACGTTTCGGGCATTACTATTAACAGATATTGTGGTTCAGGAGTGGAAGCAATTGCTATGGCATCTGCCAAAATTCATGCAGGCATGGCTGACTGCATTATTGCCGGAGGAACAGAGTCTATGTCTATGGTACCTACAATGGGATGGAAAACAGCATTAAATTATGAAATTGCCCACACCAATCCGGATTATTATTTAAGCATGGGCCTGACGGCCGAGCAGGTTGCAAAGGATTTTAATATAAGCCGGGACAGACAGGATGAATTTGCATTTCAGTCCCACCAAAAAGCATTGAGGGCACAACAGGAAGGCTGGTTTTCCGATGGTATTGTTCCGATTACAGTAAAAGAAACCTATTTTGATGCGGCTTCGGGCAAGAAAAAAACAAAAGAAACAACCATAACCCAGGATGAAGGCCCACGTGCCGATACTTCGGTAGAAGCTTTGGGTAAATTAAAACCTGTATTTGCTGCCGGTGGATCGGTAACGGCAGGAAATTCTTCACAAACCTCAGACGGAGCGGCTTTTGTGGTCGTTATGTCAGAAAAAATGGTGAACGAACTAGGCCTTAAACCCATAGCCAGGATGTTATCTTATGCTACGGCAGGCGTAGATCCGCGTATCATGGGAATTGGACCGGTGGCTGCCATACCTGTTGCTTTAAAACAAGCAGGATTAAAATTAGCTGATATTGAGCAAATTGAATTGAATGAAGCGTTTGCTGCACAATCATTGGCGGTGATTCAGGAACTGGATATTAACCCGGACATTGTAAATCCTAATGGCGGTGCTATCGCTCTCGGACATGCTTTGGGATCGACCGGTGCAAGGCTTTCGGTACAGCTTTTTAATGAACTGCGCAGACAAAATCAGAAATACGGAATGGTGACGGCATGCGTTGGAGGCGGACAAGGAGTGGCCGGTATCTACGAAAGGCTGAATTAA
- a CDS encoding PspC domain-containing protein produces MNNNKLFRNINNKMIGGVASGLADYLQIDVTIVRVLFVLGIFIPAPFPIVLFYIILWMVMPASVKNSEIVKEHHSIS; encoded by the coding sequence ATGAACAACAATAAATTGTTTCGCAACATAAATAACAAAATGATTGGCGGGGTAGCCTCAGGTTTAGCCGATTATCTTCAAATTGATGTAACAATCGTGCGGGTGCTTTTCGTTTTGGGAATTTTTATTCCCGCACCTTTTCCAATCGTTTTATTTTATATTATCCTTTGGATGGTGATGCCGGCAAGTGTTAAAAATTCAGAGATTGTAAAAGAACATCATTCTATATCATAA
- a CDS encoding rhomboid family intramembrane serine protease, whose product MSITLILVIITCGISYYAFNNYSLMDKLIMNPYRVTKRNEYYRFVTSGFIHADFGHLIFNMLSLWFVGEGIERLFGMLFGASGSLYYLFLYIVGIVVADIPTFMKHRNNSNYNSLGASGGVSAVLFAFILFAPTTDIYLYFFIQLKAFIFGILFLGYSFYQGRQGGGYVNHSAHLYGAIFGLVFMAVVYPDSVPAFFQQIGSWVSQIGR is encoded by the coding sequence ATGTCTATTACCCTTATACTCGTCATTATTACCTGCGGTATCAGCTACTATGCCTTCAACAATTACAGTTTGATGGACAAACTGATTATGAATCCGTACAGAGTGACCAAACGTAATGAATATTACCGCTTTGTAACATCCGGCTTCATCCATGCCGATTTTGGACATCTTATCTTTAACATGCTCAGTTTATGGTTTGTAGGAGAAGGAATTGAAAGGCTTTTTGGTATGCTGTTCGGAGCAAGCGGAAGTTTGTATTACTTGTTTTTATACATCGTCGGAATAGTCGTTGCAGATATTCCTACTTTTATGAAACACCGTAATAATTCAAATTATAACTCCTTGGGCGCATCCGGAGGTGTATCGGCTGTATTATTTGCGTTCATATTGTTTGCCCCAACCACAGACATTTATCTGTATTTTTTCATCCAGCTTAAAGCATTCATTTTCGGGATACTTTTTCTGGGTTATTCTTTTTATCAGGGAAGACAAGGAGGTGGATATGTCAATCACAGTGCCCACTTATATGGTGCTATTTTCGGATTGGTGTTTATGGCCGTCGTTTATCCGGATTCAGTTCCTGCCTTTTTTCAGCAGATTGGAAGCTGGGTTTCTCAGATAGGAAGGTAA
- a CDS encoding helix-turn-helix transcriptional regulator encodes MPIIVNLDVMMARRKMSLSELAEQVDITLSNLSILKTGKAKAIRFSTLEKICEVLECQPADILEYSK; translated from the coding sequence ATGCCAATAATTGTGAACCTCGATGTAATGATGGCCCGTCGTAAAATGTCTTTGTCTGAACTTGCCGAACAGGTGGATATTACTTTATCCAACTTATCTATTTTAAAGACAGGAAAGGCAAAAGCAATTCGGTTTTCTACACTTGAAAAAATATGCGAAGTACTCGAGTGCCAGCCGGCGGATATATTGGAGTATAGCAAGTAA
- a CDS encoding polyprenyl synthetase family protein → MTKTENLLQTLQTEFEQHTYGRNPAELYEPIRYIMSLSGKRFRPLLTLLSASIYSDDWQKAIKPAMAVEVFHNFTLMHDDIMDRAPLRRGKETVHEKWNANTAILSGDVMLIKAYDLLLDIPKESLRSVIARFNQTAAKVCEGQQLDMNFETRWNVTESEYLEMIRLKTSVLLGFALELGGIISGADEESTQLLYAAGENMGIGFQLKDDLLDVYGDPEKFGKQVGGDIISNKKTFLLIEALTQASGDVKSELEKWISKEDFEPEEKVKAVRDIYEKLQIRTFTQEKIDDYFARGINSLEQLNIDEERKQPLLQFVHQLVEREK, encoded by the coding sequence ATGACAAAAACTGAAAACCTGCTGCAAACGCTGCAAACCGAATTTGAACAACATACTTACGGCCGTAATCCTGCCGAATTATATGAACCCATAAGATACATTATGTCGCTGAGCGGCAAACGTTTCAGGCCACTTCTTACATTACTTTCTGCATCCATTTACAGCGACGACTGGCAAAAAGCGATTAAACCTGCAATGGCAGTTGAAGTCTTTCACAACTTCACATTAATGCATGACGATATTATGGACCGGGCACCTTTGCGGCGTGGAAAAGAAACTGTTCATGAAAAATGGAATGCCAATACGGCTATTCTGTCGGGAGATGTAATGCTTATTAAAGCGTATGATCTTTTACTTGATATACCCAAAGAATCGCTGCGTTCAGTTATAGCCCGTTTCAACCAGACAGCCGCGAAGGTTTGTGAAGGCCAGCAGCTGGATATGAATTTTGAGACGCGGTGGAACGTTACAGAATCAGAATATCTTGAAATGATCCGGCTCAAGACATCTGTTTTGCTTGGTTTTGCATTGGAACTTGGAGGTATAATCAGTGGGGCCGATGAGGAATCAACACAGCTTTTATACGCAGCCGGTGAAAACATGGGAATAGGATTTCAGTTAAAAGATGATTTGCTGGATGTATACGGCGATCCTGAAAAATTCGGCAAACAGGTTGGAGGGGATATTATTTCAAACAAAAAAACATTTTTACTCATTGAAGCGCTTACACAAGCAAGCGGAGATGTGAAGTCTGAATTGGAAAAATGGATTTCTAAGGAAGATTTTGAACCCGAAGAAAAAGTAAAAGCAGTAAGGGATATTTACGAAAAACTACAAATCCGCACATTTACCCAAGAAAAAATAGATGACTATTTTGCCCGCGGCATAAACAGTCTTGAACAGTTAAATATTGACGAGGAACGTAAACAGCCTTTATTGCAATTTGTGCATCAGCTTGTTGAGCGCGAGAAATAA
- a CDS encoding DUF2975 domain-containing protein: MKPQLVFSFLRISTNVLFYILIFITIGVLFTYGLRFLDPEGTMNGFISNHSGFNHEVMSFGNKEIKPELFYSADSLVQYSAISNRYNLVVTSNSILGYYTFLSTLIDLCFGIMILWLFKKIFSEADLIDAFKQSIYKRLNLLAILFIASDLVGILHYIIFNNLLHNSILLPRFELITDVGNGFITGLIIYAIAIIYQRGLSIQEEIDLTV, from the coding sequence ATGAAGCCACAACTTGTCTTTTCGTTTCTCAGGATTTCGACAAACGTACTTTTTTACATACTGATTTTTATTACAATTGGCGTACTCTTTACTTATGGATTAAGGTTTTTAGATCCGGAGGGAACCATGAATGGATTTATATCCAATCATTCTGGCTTTAATCATGAAGTGATGTCCTTTGGAAATAAAGAAATAAAACCGGAGTTGTTCTATTCTGCTGACAGCCTGGTACAGTATTCTGCTATTTCTAACCGTTATAATCTGGTTGTAACGAGCAATTCAATATTAGGGTACTATACATTCCTTTCCACATTAATAGATTTGTGCTTTGGAATTATGATTTTATGGTTGTTTAAAAAGATATTCAGCGAGGCTGATCTCATTGATGCTTTTAAACAAAGTATCTATAAAAGACTGAATTTATTAGCAATTTTATTTATTGCTTCTGATCTGGTAGGCATTTTACATTACATTATTTTTAATAATCTATTGCATAATAGCATCTTACTACCCAGATTCGAACTTATAACTGATGTGGGGAATGGATTTATTACTGGCCTTATTATTTATGCTATTGCAATTATTTATCAGCGCGGATTGTCTATTCAGGAAGAAATTGATTTAACTGTTTAG
- the secA gene encoding preprotein translocase subunit SecA gives MFKIFSKLFGTKAERDLKELTPYVGKINAEYALLASLTNDELRAESEGLKSHIASELKTIDEQIAVLRQQAIDEPNVDNKEAIFKKIDTLELDRNKELERVLLDILPKAFAIVKDTARRFKDNEKLEVTATYFDREVASKKAHVTIEADKAYWNTTWDVIGQPIKWNMLHYDVQLIGGVVLHQGKIAEMATGEGKTLVATLPSFLNALAGLGVHIVTVNDYLAKRDAEWNAPLFEFHGMSVDCIDRHQPNTTARRNAYKADLTYGTNNEYGFDYLRDNMSRTPEELVQRKHHFAMVDEVDSVLIDDARTPLIISGPVPRGDEQEYLDLKPRVHKIVEAQKKLAMDLLNDAKKKIAGGDKKEGALSLFRAHRGMPKYKPLIKYLSESGIRQLMQESESIHLAENQKLMPVADAPLYFTIDERHNSIELTEKGIDFLTGESDETSFFILPDIAVDLDVIEKDPSLTESERIVQKEALIRDYSVKTARIHTVNQLLKAYTLFEKDVEYVLMDGKVKIVDEQTGRIMDGRRYSDGLHQAIEAKESVRIEDATQTYATVTLQNYFRMYHKLAGMTGTAETEAGEFWEIYKLDVVSIPTNVNVIRKDEEDKVYRSVREKYNAVTDEIVELVEGGRPVLVGTTSVENSEIISRMLTLRKIPHQVLNAKQHQKEAEVVAEAGKPGTVTIATNMAGRGTDIKLTADAKTAGGLAIIGTERHESRRVDRQLRGRSGRQGDTGSSQFFVSLEDNLMRLFGSDRMAKVMDRMGLEEGEVIQSGMITKSIERAQKKVEENNFGMRKRLLEYDDVMNYQRDAIYTRRRNALFGDRLAVDIANTLFDVCEEISSTAGTYTELELAAITTLGMELPFTEAEYGSMRPNDRAQKLYEAAEKQYQDKNTGISQKALPILTSIQAERGAAITEIMIPFSDGIRQTGVVVNLKKAVENHGREITHEMEKAIVLSLIDQEWKEHLREMDDLKQSVQNAVFEQKDPLLIYKFESVELFKRFLSKVNFDMIAFLMKADIPQDDAAPATAIPQTVRRPAAPAPALHTNREEDFEPEMDGPGEYARQMESTTKTQPVRTIKIADRNQKVSVQYRDGRILRDVKYKKVEAEVKNGDCVVIE, from the coding sequence ATGTTTAAAATATTTTCGAAGCTATTCGGCACAAAAGCGGAACGGGATTTAAAAGAATTGACCCCTTATGTAGGGAAAATCAATGCTGAATATGCCTTATTGGCTTCATTGACCAATGACGAGCTCCGCGCAGAATCAGAAGGACTTAAATCTCATATTGCTTCCGAGCTTAAAACCATAGATGAACAAATTGCTGTTTTGCGCCAACAGGCTATTGATGAGCCAAATGTTGACAACAAAGAAGCGATTTTCAAGAAAATAGATACCCTGGAACTGGATCGTAACAAGGAACTGGAAAGAGTGCTTTTGGATATACTTCCAAAAGCATTTGCCATTGTAAAGGATACAGCCCGCCGTTTTAAGGATAACGAAAAACTGGAAGTAACTGCTACTTACTTTGACCGTGAGGTGGCTTCTAAAAAAGCACATGTTACAATTGAAGCGGACAAAGCATACTGGAATACAACCTGGGATGTAATTGGCCAGCCTATCAAATGGAATATGCTGCATTACGATGTACAGCTTATTGGTGGTGTGGTACTACATCAGGGAAAAATTGCTGAAATGGCAACAGGTGAAGGTAAAACGCTTGTTGCGACTTTGCCTTCTTTTTTAAATGCTCTTGCAGGATTAGGTGTTCATATCGTAACGGTGAATGATTACCTGGCTAAACGTGATGCAGAGTGGAACGCTCCGCTTTTTGAGTTTCACGGGATGAGCGTAGATTGTATTGACCGCCACCAGCCTAATACCACGGCAAGAAGGAATGCCTACAAAGCGGATCTTACTTACGGAACCAACAACGAATACGGTTTTGATTATCTCCGTGACAATATGTCACGCACGCCGGAGGAATTGGTGCAGCGTAAGCATCATTTCGCAATGGTTGATGAGGTTGACTCCGTTTTGATTGATGATGCACGTACACCGTTGATTATCAGTGGCCCGGTACCAAGAGGTGACGAACAGGAATATCTTGATTTAAAACCACGCGTACACAAGATCGTTGAGGCTCAGAAAAAGCTGGCTATGGATCTTTTGAACGATGCAAAGAAAAAGATTGCCGGCGGAGACAAAAAGGAAGGTGCTTTATCTTTGTTCCGTGCGCATCGTGGTATGCCAAAATATAAGCCTTTAATTAAATACCTGAGTGAATCGGGTATAAGGCAATTGATGCAGGAATCAGAATCTATTCATTTGGCTGAAAACCAAAAACTGATGCCGGTTGCTGACGCCCCTCTCTATTTTACAATAGACGAACGTCACAACAGTATTGAATTAACCGAAAAAGGAATTGACTTCCTGACTGGTGAATCGGATGAAACAAGCTTCTTTATTCTGCCTGATATTGCGGTTGATCTTGACGTAATTGAAAAAGACCCCTCTTTAACGGAGTCAGAGCGTATTGTTCAGAAAGAAGCATTAATTCGTGACTACTCTGTAAAAACTGCACGTATCCATACTGTCAATCAGCTTTTGAAAGCATATACACTTTTTGAAAAAGATGTGGAATATGTGTTGATGGACGGGAAAGTAAAAATCGTTGATGAACAAACAGGCCGTATTATGGATGGCCGTCGTTATTCCGACGGGTTGCATCAGGCGATTGAAGCCAAGGAAAGTGTGCGGATTGAAGATGCTACACAAACTTATGCAACTGTAACGCTTCAAAATTACTTCCGTATGTATCACAAGCTTGCCGGTATGACTGGCACAGCCGAAACAGAAGCGGGGGAATTCTGGGAAATATATAAACTGGACGTTGTTTCAATTCCAACTAACGTTAATGTAATCCGCAAGGATGAAGAAGATAAAGTTTACCGTTCTGTTCGTGAGAAATACAATGCAGTTACAGACGAAATCGTTGAGCTTGTAGAAGGCGGCCGTCCGGTATTGGTGGGTACTACTTCGGTAGAAAATTCTGAAATTATCAGCCGGATGCTTACGCTTCGTAAAATACCACATCAGGTACTGAATGCCAAGCAGCACCAGAAGGAAGCAGAAGTAGTAGCAGAAGCCGGAAAGCCGGGAACTGTAACGATTGCAACCAACATGGCTGGACGTGGTACGGATATTAAATTGACTGCCGATGCGAAAACAGCAGGTGGTTTGGCAATTATTGGTACAGAACGCCATGAAAGTCGCCGTGTTGACCGTCAGTTGAGAGGTCGTTCGGGTCGTCAGGGTGATACCGGTTCCTCACAATTCTTTGTTTCTCTTGAAGATAACCTGATGCGTTTGTTCGGTTCGGACCGTATGGCGAAGGTAATGGACAGAATGGGACTGGAAGAAGGTGAAGTGATCCAGAGCGGGATGATTACCAAATCTATTGAACGTGCACAGAAGAAAGTAGAGGAAAATAACTTTGGTATGCGTAAACGTCTTCTGGAATATGATGACGTAATGAACTACCAGCGTGATGCTATTTACACGCGTCGTCGTAATGCCTTGTTCGGAGATCGTCTGGCAGTTGATATTGCCAACACACTTTTTGATGTTTGTGAAGAAATTTCTTCTACAGCAGGTACTTATACAGAACTGGAACTGGCGGCAATTACTACACTGGGAATGGAGCTTCCGTTTACCGAAGCGGAGTATGGTTCAATGAGGCCAAATGACCGTGCCCAAAAACTATATGAAGCTGCCGAGAAACAGTATCAGGATAAAAACACAGGCATTTCACAAAAAGCATTGCCTATACTAACGTCTATTCAGGCTGAAAGAGGTGCTGCTATTACTGAGATTATGATCCCGTTCAGCGATGGGATCCGTCAGACCGGCGTAGTTGTCAATCTGAAAAAAGCCGTTGAAAACCACGGCCGTGAGATTACACACGAAATGGAAAAAGCCATTGTGCTTTCTCTGATTGACCAGGAATGGAAAGAACATTTGCGCGAAATGGACGACCTGAAACAATCCGTTCAGAATGCGGTGTTCGAACAGAAAGATCCATTGCTTATTTATAAATTCGAATCGGTAGAATTGTTCAAACGTTTTCTAAGCAAGGTAAACTTTGATATGATCGCCTTTTTAATGAAAGCAGATATTCCTCAGGATGATGCTGCTCCGGCAACGGCAATACCTCAAACAGTTCGTCGTCCTGCTGCACCTGCACCTGCTTTGCACACAAACCGGGAAGAAGATTTCGAGCCTGAAATGGACGGACCTGGTGAATATGCTCGTCAGATGGAGTCAACTACAAAAACGCAACCAGTCCGCACTATTAAAATTGCAGACAGAAATCAGAAAGTTTCAGTGCAATACCGTGACGGCCGTATTTTACGTGATGTAAAATATAAAAAAGTAGAAGCGGAAGTTAAAAACGGAGATTGCGTTGTAATTGAATAG
- a CDS encoding glycosyltransferase family 2 protein, producing the protein MDVSIIIINYRTPKLILNCLDSIYTHTSNIEFEIIIVDNDPENGGADIVKNAYPAVKWIDMDYNVGFGRANNKGMFIAIGDYFLLLNADTLVTDNVIGRCFDRLTKRQDIIACGAFQHYKDGTTMPFYKSFNEFRKTFFILPPGGFITRIINKVYPEPQYEDPDQYDWLVGAFIFVRKKGFELTGGFSDDFFMYGEDVEWSGRLGKVGKLCYFKDCTFIHLENENPFRRTNISWINRFSTQMQVSNFLWIRKQYGIFQYLLLILNYVLMIPVIYIWKMVSNLKNSGNPFSDLKTQYIYLRKTNVLLKYFGRTLFLKKGLYKIASSDNIDLLTSSQT; encoded by the coding sequence ATGGATGTATCCATTATCATCATAAATTACCGCACACCAAAGCTCATTCTCAATTGCTTAGACTCTATATATACGCATACATCCAATATTGAATTTGAAATAATCATCGTGGACAATGATCCTGAAAATGGTGGTGCGGACATAGTCAAAAATGCATATCCGGCCGTAAAATGGATTGATATGGATTACAATGTCGGATTTGGAAGAGCCAATAACAAAGGGATGTTCATAGCAATCGGGGATTATTTTTTGCTTTTAAATGCCGACACACTCGTTACCGACAATGTAATCGGCCGCTGTTTTGACAGGCTTACTAAAAGACAGGATATTATTGCATGCGGGGCATTTCAGCATTATAAGGATGGAACAACAATGCCATTTTATAAAAGCTTTAATGAATTCAGGAAAACTTTTTTCATTTTACCTCCGGGCGGTTTTATTACCAGAATCATAAACAAAGTATATCCCGAACCACAATACGAGGATCCGGATCAGTATGACTGGCTTGTTGGTGCATTCATATTTGTAAGAAAAAAGGGTTTTGAACTTACAGGTGGATTCAGTGATGATTTTTTCATGTATGGCGAGGATGTTGAATGGTCGGGCCGGTTGGGGAAGGTTGGTAAACTTTGCTATTTTAAAGATTGTACTTTTATACATCTTGAAAATGAAAACCCGTTTCGCCGTACCAATATTTCATGGATTAACAGGTTCAGTACGCAAATGCAGGTTTCCAATTTTTTATGGATCAGAAAACAATATGGCATTTTTCAATACCTGCTCCTGATTCTTAATTATGTACTGATGATTCCGGTTATTTATATCTGGAAAATGGTATCAAATCTGAAAAATTCTGGTAATCCATTTTCAGATTTAAAAACACAATATATTTATTTACGAAAAACCAACGTCTTATTAAAATACTTTGGAAGGACATTATTTCTAAAAAAAGGGCTCTATAAAATTGCTTCATCCGATAATATAGATCTCCTCACATCATCTCAAACTTAA
- a CDS encoding aminotransferase class IV, translated as MPFHQYFNGEIFPIDAELFKTNDLGLLRGYGLFDYFRTYNGVPFRWDDYWQRFENSAKLLKLKLPLTQEETADILADLHALSGEAEVAFRFVLTGGYAPDSVNVIQPNFLIRTEALPQDNPAGRLKGIKVLPYEYVRDLPEIKSTNYVHMVLMAEEMKKQEASDLLFYKDGEISELTRSNVFLIKDNTLITSDQNILNGITRRVVMELAEHYFKIEVRPVTYDELMEADEVFTTSTTKWVMPVVQIGNHHVGNGETGKQTLFLQKLFEELVGAWGK; from the coding sequence ATGCCTTTCCACCAATATTTCAACGGAGAAATTTTTCCAATTGATGCAGAATTATTTAAAACCAATGATCTTGGATTACTGAGAGGTTATGGATTGTTTGACTATTTCAGGACTTATAACGGTGTACCTTTCCGTTGGGACGATTACTGGCAAAGATTTGAGAACTCCGCCAAATTACTGAAACTTAAATTGCCATTAACCCAGGAAGAAACAGCAGATATTTTAGCTGATCTGCATGCGTTATCGGGAGAAGCTGAGGTAGCTTTCCGGTTTGTACTAACGGGAGGATATGCGCCTGATAGTGTAAATGTGATTCAGCCTAATTTTCTGATACGTACAGAAGCCTTACCGCAGGACAATCCGGCAGGACGGTTAAAAGGGATTAAAGTGCTTCCTTACGAATACGTCCGTGACTTGCCTGAGATTAAAAGTACAAACTATGTACACATGGTTCTGATGGCCGAGGAAATGAAAAAACAAGAGGCATCGGATTTACTTTTCTATAAGGATGGTGAAATTAGCGAACTGACAAGAAGTAATGTTTTTTTAATCAAGGACAATACTTTAATTACTTCGGATCAGAACATATTAAATGGTATAACGCGCCGTGTTGTAATGGAACTGGCTGAACATTATTTCAAAATAGAAGTTCGCCCGGTAACGTATGATGAACTGATGGAAGCCGATGAAGTTTTTACAACAAGTACTACGAAATGGGTAATGCCGGTCGTGCAAATAGGTAATCATCACGTCGGGAACGGCGAAACCGGAAAACAAACGCTTTTTTTACAAAAGCTTTTCGAAGAACTGGTAGGAGCGTGGGGAAAGTAG
- a CDS encoding phosphatidylserine decarboxylase family protein produces MKLHKEGYTIMAVTAIVLILINLGIQYLLPEGYWITRIVLFISVFVFVLVVQFFRVPSRTVHKSDTQVVAPCDGRVVVIEEVVETEYFNGPRRQISIFMSPLNVHINWNPISGVIQYFKYHKGLYLVAWHPKSSTDNERTTVVIRTVEGIDILFRQIAGAAARRIRWYVKEGDKVEQSTEMGFIKFGSRVDIFLPLDAEIKVNLQDKTVGSITVLAELK; encoded by the coding sequence ATGAAATTGCACAAAGAAGGATACACGATCATGGCTGTTACAGCTATCGTGCTGATATTGATAAACTTAGGAATACAATATCTATTACCCGAAGGATACTGGATTACGCGTATTGTATTATTTATAAGCGTATTTGTTTTCGTTTTGGTAGTACAGTTTTTCCGCGTGCCATCCCGTACTGTCCATAAAAGTGATACACAGGTCGTAGCTCCGTGCGACGGCAGGGTCGTAGTGATAGAAGAAGTAGTAGAAACCGAATATTTCAATGGCCCGCGCCGCCAGATAAGTATATTTATGTCCCCATTAAATGTACATATCAACTGGAACCCTATCAGCGGTGTGATTCAGTATTTTAAGTACCACAAGGGATTATATCTGGTTGCCTGGCATCCCAAGTCCAGTACGGATAATGAACGTACTACGGTCGTGATTCGTACAGTAGAAGGAATTGATATTCTTTTCCGTCAAATTGCAGGCGCAGCGGCGCGTCGTATCCGCTGGTACGTGAAAGAAGGAGATAAGGTTGAACAAAGTACAGAAATGGGTTTTATTAAATTTGGCTCGCGTGTAGATATTTTTCTGCCATTGGATGCAGAAATAAAAGTGAATCTTCAGGATAAAACCGTTGGAAGTATTACTGTACTTGCTGAATTAAAGTAA